From the genome of Bradyrhizobium elkanii USDA 76, one region includes:
- a CDS encoding SPW repeat protein, with protein sequence MRIQHWQDAASLLVGAWLVASPFALGFSGAALWISIALGLGVVLFALEAFIIPSYLEEWGEMLMGLALVVAPWTFSYEPGSVTTSSVLAGIVVIVLACWELTMDRDFATWWHDRWHHRAG encoded by the coding sequence ATGCGCATTCAACACTGGCAGGATGCTGCCAGCCTGTTGGTGGGCGCCTGGCTGGTTGCATCGCCGTTTGCTCTGGGCTTCTCCGGGGCAGCTCTCTGGATCTCCATCGCGCTCGGATTGGGCGTCGTGCTGTTCGCCTTGGAGGCATTCATCATTCCGTCCTATCTGGAGGAATGGGGTGAGATGCTGATGGGGTTGGCTCTGGTAGTCGCACCTTGGACGTTCAGCTACGAGCCAGGATCGGTCACGACGAGCAGCGTGCTCGCGGGCATCGTGGTGATCGTGCTCGCGTGCTGGGAGCTGACGATGGATCGTGATTTTGCCACCTGGTGGCACGATCGCTGGCATCACCGAGCTGGCTGA
- a CDS encoding MFS transporter: MAIQVPSDFRRVIVAASVGNIIEWYDFYIFGSLAAVLSVKFFEQSHPVAALLSTIALFTAGFLIRPLGAFLFGWMGDRVGRKYTFLITLSGMGLGTGAIGLIPTYQSIGLTAAFILFGLRMIQGLCLGGEYGGAITYVAEHVPDHSRGYYTGWLQTSPTLGIVVSLAVIVLTRTWAGNQAFDEWAWRVPFLVSFLLVAIAIYIRLQLQETPIFQEIKARGQMTRNPWREAFLSANIKYILIAIVVLIGQGVVWYSGQFWALYFLQQVSKVDAVTSAYIVGAALLIGTPSLIFFGWLSDQIGRKSVILGGMLLAAITYYPLYLWLGMVTQPGHINYPVAVFIIFILVCYVGMVYGPVGAFLAEFFPARIRYTSVSVPYHIGNGWGGGLVPFITSAAFAATGSIGYALIYPIVVPAVCFVIAVFIMPETRKTRIWEQIEAKAAS, encoded by the coding sequence ATGGCAATTCAAGTACCGAGCGATTTTCGTCGCGTGATTGTCGCCGCGTCAGTGGGAAACATCATTGAATGGTACGACTTTTATATTTTTGGCAGCCTGGCCGCGGTTCTGTCGGTCAAGTTCTTTGAGCAATCCCACCCCGTTGCAGCCCTGCTGAGCACGATCGCGCTGTTCACTGCGGGATTCCTGATCCGCCCGCTAGGGGCCTTCCTGTTCGGATGGATGGGCGATCGGGTCGGCCGCAAATATACATTCCTCATTACGCTGAGCGGAATGGGCCTGGGAACGGGAGCGATCGGACTGATCCCGACTTATCAGTCGATCGGCCTGACGGCCGCATTCATTCTGTTCGGCTTGCGGATGATCCAGGGTCTCTGCCTGGGCGGCGAGTATGGCGGCGCCATCACCTACGTCGCCGAGCATGTTCCGGATCACAGCCGCGGCTACTACACCGGCTGGCTACAAACCTCGCCGACACTCGGGATCGTGGTGTCGCTGGCCGTGATCGTTCTGACCCGAACCTGGGCCGGCAATCAGGCCTTTGACGAATGGGCGTGGCGCGTTCCGTTCCTGGTCTCGTTCCTGCTGGTGGCCATCGCCATCTACATCCGCCTGCAGCTCCAGGAGACGCCGATTTTCCAGGAGATCAAGGCACGCGGACAGATGACCAGGAATCCCTGGCGGGAAGCTTTCCTCAGCGCCAACATCAAGTACATCTTGATCGCGATCGTCGTCCTGATTGGGCAGGGCGTGGTCTGGTACAGTGGTCAATTCTGGGCACTGTACTTCCTGCAGCAGGTCTCCAAGGTCGATGCGGTTACCTCGGCCTACATTGTGGGAGCCGCACTGTTGATCGGAACGCCGAGCCTGATCTTCTTTGGTTGGCTGTCGGATCAGATCGGCCGCAAATCCGTGATCCTCGGAGGCATGCTGCTTGCCGCGATCACCTACTATCCGCTGTATCTGTGGCTCGGCATGGTCACGCAGCCGGGACACATCAACTATCCGGTCGCCGTCTTCATCATCTTCATCCTCGTCTGCTACGTCGGGATGGTGTACGGGCCGGTCGGCGCGTTTCTGGCGGAGTTTTTCCCGGCCAGGATCAGGTACACCTCGGTCTCGGTGCCGTATCATATCGGCAATGGTTGGGGCGGCGGATTGGTACCCTTCATCACATCAGCCGCCTTCGCAGCGACCGGCAGCATCGGCTACGCGCTGATCTACCCGATTGTCGTTCCCGCGGTGTGCTTCGTGATCGCCGTTTTCATCATGCCCGAGACACGCAAAACCAGAATCTGGGAGCAGATCGAGGCGAAAGCCGCATCGTGA
- a CDS encoding ComEC/Rec2 family competence protein — translation MAEQGTTPGGKRGYAGTWPPRAAAPAGGYFPARVGIWKPVVETLRRWAGAEAGAGRLLPWVPVAFGTGIAFYFAAEHEPVLSVAATVAILLCLLALLLRRRSVFPVIAMLAAVAAGFATATWKTARVAHTVLARPMFSVALTGFVEARDIREKTDRFVLRVVSMESPRDMTKLDRVRLSVKKGTAPDVGSFVELKARLLPPLGPQRPGSYDFGRDLYFQGIGASGFVMGAVKTREPPATGGFALRYAAFMQGLRDAIDARIRTTLDGDQRAIATALLTGRRDAISTPVNDAMFISGLGHVLSISGYHMAVVAGVVFFAVRALLALFPALTAGHPIKKWAAAAALVAAAFYLLLSGAEVATQRSFFMTAVVLLAVIVDRRAITFRTLAVAALIVLAIAPEALVHPSFQMSFAATLGLVALVQIGLPNLFASPDHSATARVALWGGRELTMLMLASLVAGLATTPYAAFHFHRVTPYGLLANLAAMPVVSAVVMPAGLLGLVAMPFGFDGVFWAIMGLGIDWMILVTQWVAALPGAVGRMAAFGIGPLIAASAGIILLGLLRTPLRWSGAVLLLVASVWALRVPQPDVLVSGDGRNVAVRGGDGRLHLMHSAKDAFLVKEWLAADADARTATDASLGDGVSCDAGGCVTQGLGGAFVALATRPEALADDCERAGLIVTARAAPRGCTASVIDAERLRRHGALVLRRTRDGYAVDAVKPGGIDRPWSPAVPGDGESETTLRAAAAAPRPAVDATPAESDLQGDD, via the coding sequence ATGGCGGAGCAGGGCACGACGCCGGGCGGCAAACGCGGCTACGCGGGGACGTGGCCGCCGCGCGCGGCTGCGCCGGCTGGCGGCTATTTCCCGGCGCGCGTCGGCATCTGGAAGCCTGTCGTCGAGACATTGCGGCGATGGGCGGGCGCGGAGGCGGGGGCGGGCCGGTTGTTGCCCTGGGTGCCGGTGGCGTTCGGCACTGGTATCGCCTTCTATTTCGCGGCCGAGCACGAGCCGGTGCTGTCGGTCGCGGCCACCGTCGCAATCCTGCTCTGCCTGCTGGCGCTGCTGCTGCGGCGGCGCAGCGTGTTTCCCGTCATCGCGATGCTGGCCGCGGTGGCCGCAGGCTTTGCGACGGCGACCTGGAAGACGGCGCGCGTTGCTCACACGGTGCTGGCGCGGCCGATGTTCTCGGTGGCGCTGACCGGCTTCGTCGAGGCGCGTGACATCCGCGAGAAGACCGATCGTTTCGTGCTGCGCGTGGTTTCGATGGAGAGCCCGCGCGACATGACGAAGCTCGATCGTGTCCGGCTTTCGGTGAAGAAGGGCACTGCGCCCGATGTCGGCAGCTTCGTAGAGTTGAAGGCGCGGCTGTTGCCGCCGCTCGGGCCGCAGCGCCCGGGCTCCTATGATTTCGGACGTGACCTGTATTTCCAGGGCATCGGCGCCTCCGGCTTCGTGATGGGCGCGGTCAAGACCAGGGAGCCGCCTGCGACCGGCGGCTTTGCGCTGCGCTACGCCGCCTTCATGCAAGGCCTGCGCGACGCCATCGACGCGCGGATTCGCACCACGCTCGACGGCGACCAGCGCGCGATCGCAACCGCATTGCTCACCGGCCGGCGCGACGCGATCTCGACGCCGGTCAACGATGCGATGTTCATCTCGGGGCTCGGCCATGTGCTGTCGATCTCCGGCTACCACATGGCCGTGGTCGCCGGCGTCGTGTTCTTCGCGGTGCGCGCGCTGCTCGCGCTGTTTCCGGCACTGACGGCGGGGCATCCGATCAAGAAATGGGCGGCGGCGGCGGCGCTGGTCGCCGCGGCATTCTATCTGTTGCTGTCGGGTGCGGAGGTCGCGACGCAACGGTCGTTCTTCATGACCGCCGTGGTGCTGCTCGCCGTGATCGTCGACCGCCGCGCGATCACCTTCCGCACGCTGGCGGTGGCGGCGCTGATCGTGCTCGCGATCGCGCCGGAGGCGCTGGTGCATCCGAGCTTCCAGATGTCGTTTGCCGCGACGCTCGGGCTGGTGGCGCTGGTGCAGATCGGGCTGCCGAACCTATTCGCGTCGCCCGACCATTCGGCGACCGCGCGGGTTGCGCTGTGGGGCGGGCGCGAGCTCACCATGCTGATGCTGGCCTCGCTGGTGGCGGGGCTGGCGACGACGCCCTACGCCGCGTTCCACTTCCACCGCGTGACGCCCTACGGGCTGCTCGCCAACCTCGCGGCGATGCCTGTCGTGTCGGCGGTCGTGATGCCGGCCGGCCTGCTGGGCCTCGTCGCCATGCCGTTCGGCTTCGACGGCGTGTTCTGGGCGATCATGGGTCTTGGCATCGACTGGATGATCCTGGTGACGCAATGGGTCGCCGCACTCCCGGGCGCGGTCGGCCGCATGGCGGCGTTCGGGATCGGGCCGCTGATTGCAGCGAGTGCCGGCATCATCCTGCTCGGGCTGCTGCGTACGCCGCTGCGCTGGTCGGGCGCGGTTCTGCTGCTGGTGGCCTCGGTCTGGGCGCTCAGGGTGCCGCAGCCGGACGTGCTGGTCTCCGGCGACGGCCGCAACGTCGCGGTGCGCGGCGGTGACGGGCGGCTGCATTTGATGCACAGCGCCAAGGATGCGTTCCTGGTCAAGGAGTGGCTGGCGGCGGACGCCGACGCGCGGACCGCCACCGATGCGTCGCTCGGCGACGGCGTCTCCTGCGATGCCGGCGGCTGCGTGACCCAGGGACTAGGCGGCGCCTTCGTCGCGCTGGCGACCCGGCCGGAGGCGCTGGCGGACGACTGCGAGCGCGCAGGCTTGATCGTGACGGCGCGGGCGGCGCCGCGGGGCTGCACGGCGTCGGTGATCGATGCCGAGCGGCTGCGGCGCCACGGCGCGCTGGTACTGCGGCGGACCAGGGACGGCTACGCCGTCGATGCCGTCAAGCCCGGCGGGATCGACCGGCCGTGGTCGCCGGCGGTTCCCGGCGACGGCGAGAGCGAGACGACGCTGCGCGCAGCCGCCGCCGCACCGCGGCCTGCCGTGGATGCGACGCCGGCCGAGTCCGATCTGCAGGGCGATGACTAG
- the lexA gene encoding transcriptional repressor LexA — translation MLTRKQYELLRFINERLKEAGVPPSFDEMKDALDLRSKSGIHRLITALEERGFIRRLPNRARAIEVIKLPELSAGGGNGRRGFTPSVIEGTLGRRASTPPIAEDDGNRPVAVPVMGRIAAGTPIEALQTRSHTISVPPDMLGAGEHYALEVRGDSMVDAGILDGDMALIQRNDVANTGDIVVALIDEEEATLKRFRRRGASIALEPANTAYEVRILPPNRVRIQGKLIGLYRKY, via the coding sequence ATGCTCACGCGCAAACAGTACGAACTTCTGCGTTTCATCAATGAACGTCTGAAAGAGGCCGGCGTACCGCCCTCCTTCGACGAGATGAAGGATGCGCTCGACCTGCGCTCGAAGTCCGGTATCCACCGCCTGATCACTGCGCTGGAGGAGCGCGGCTTCATCCGCCGCCTGCCGAACCGCGCCCGCGCCATTGAGGTCATCAAGCTGCCCGAACTCTCGGCCGGCGGCGGCAACGGCCGACGCGGCTTCACGCCCAGCGTCATCGAAGGCACCCTCGGCCGGCGCGCCAGCACGCCGCCGATCGCCGAGGACGACGGCAACCGTCCGGTCGCGGTCCCCGTGATGGGCCGGATCGCCGCCGGTACGCCGATCGAGGCGCTGCAGACCCGCAGCCACACCATCAGCGTGCCGCCCGACATGCTCGGCGCCGGCGAGCACTATGCGCTCGAGGTGCGCGGCGACTCGATGGTCGATGCCGGCATCCTCGACGGCGACATGGCGCTGATCCAGCGCAACGACGTCGCCAATACCGGCGACATCGTGGTGGCGCTGATCGACGAGGAGGAAGCCACCCTGAAGCGCTTCCGCCGCCGCGGCGCATCGATCGCGCTCGAGCCGGCCAACACCGCCTATGAAGTGCGCATCCTGCCGCCGAACCGGGTCCGCATCCAGGGCAAGCTGATCGGCCTGTATCGCAAATACTGA
- the glp gene encoding gephyrin-like molybdotransferase Glp, protein MALMPVADALSAVLAGAEPLPEEMVALDAAYHRTLAHDLAALRTQPPQPMSAMDGYAVRAADAADLKARLKVIGEVAAGRPFGRTVGAGEAVRIFTGGVIPNGADAVIIQEDTAVDGDHITITEAASVGRHIRQAGVDFRAGEVLLAGGSHLSDRALSLAAAMNYPELAVRRRPKVAVLATGDELVMPGSRPRPGQIVYSNGYALRALARAEGAETVDLGVAADTVEATTAGIRRAREAGADVLITTGGASVGDHDLVKRSLEAEGVEMAFWRIAMRPGKPMMHGRLGAMRVIGLPGNPVSSYVCAFLFLVPLIRALSGRKVIHHRRASALLGRDLAANDQREDYLRARLEAREDGKLIATPVTQQDSSLLANLAAARALLVRPPFAAAAVKGSECEILTLPE, encoded by the coding sequence GTGGCCCTGATGCCGGTTGCCGATGCCCTGTCCGCCGTCCTCGCCGGCGCCGAACCGCTGCCAGAGGAGATGGTCGCGCTCGATGCCGCCTACCACCGCACGCTGGCGCACGACCTCGCGGCGCTGCGCACCCAGCCGCCGCAGCCGATGTCGGCGATGGACGGCTATGCGGTGCGCGCCGCCGATGCGGCTGATCTAAAGGCCCGGCTCAAGGTGATCGGCGAAGTCGCCGCCGGCCGGCCGTTCGGGCGGACGGTCGGCGCCGGCGAGGCGGTGCGGATCTTCACCGGCGGCGTGATCCCCAATGGCGCCGACGCGGTGATCATCCAGGAAGACACCGCCGTCGACGGCGACCACATCACGATCACGGAGGCCGCCAGCGTCGGGCGGCACATCCGCCAGGCCGGGGTCGATTTCCGTGCGGGCGAGGTGCTGCTCGCCGGCGGCAGCCACCTGTCCGACCGCGCGCTGTCGCTGGCGGCCGCCATGAACTATCCGGAACTTGCGGTGCGCCGCCGCCCGAAGGTCGCGGTGCTGGCGACCGGCGACGAACTGGTGATGCCGGGCTCGCGGCCCCGTCCCGGCCAGATCGTCTATTCCAACGGCTACGCGCTGCGGGCGCTGGCGCGCGCCGAAGGCGCCGAGACCGTCGACCTCGGCGTTGCCGCCGACACGGTGGAGGCGACCACGGCCGGCATCCGCCGGGCACGCGAGGCCGGCGCCGATGTCCTGATTACGACAGGCGGCGCCTCGGTCGGCGACCACGATCTCGTCAAGCGGTCGCTGGAGGCCGAGGGCGTCGAGATGGCGTTCTGGCGGATCGCGATGCGGCCCGGCAAGCCGATGATGCATGGCCGGCTCGGCGCGATGCGGGTGATCGGCCTGCCCGGCAATCCGGTGTCGTCCTATGTCTGCGCCTTCCTGTTCCTGGTGCCGTTGATTCGGGCGCTGAGCGGCCGGAAAGTGATTCATCATCGCCGCGCGAGCGCCCTGCTCGGCCGCGACCTCGCCGCCAACGACCAGCGCGAGGACTATCTGCGGGCGCGTCTCGAAGCGCGCGAGGACGGCAAGCTGATCGCAACGCCGGTGACGCAGCAGGATTCGTCGCTGCTCGCGAATCTCGCTGCGGCACGGGCACTTCTCGTGCGTCCGCCGTTTGCGGCGGCGGCCGTCAAAGGCAGCGAATGCGAGATCCTGACGCTGCCCGAATAG